Part of the Aquila chrysaetos chrysaetos chromosome Z, bAquChr1.4, whole genome shotgun sequence genome is shown below.
tgtGGGGTGCGGGattccagcgtggggtttggaGTGTGAAAGCCCAGCGTGGGCTTTGggggtgcaggagcccagcgtggggtttaggagtgtgggagcccagcgtggggtttgggggtgcgggagcccagtgtggggtttttaggggtgtgggagcccagcgtggggtttgggggtgcgggagcccagcgtggggttttggggtgtggagcccagcgtggggtttgggggtgtgggagcccagcgtggggttttaggggtgtgggagcccagcgtggggtttggggggttgggggtgtTGCAGCCCAtcgtggggtttgggggtgtgggagcccagcgtggggtttgggggtgcgggagcccagtGTGGGGTTTCGAGTGTGGAACCCAGcgtgggtttgggggtgcgggagcccagcgtggggtttgggggtgtgggagcccagcgtgaggttttggggtgcaggagtccagcgtggggtttaggagtgtgggagcccagcgtggggtttgggggtgccgGCGCCCagtgtggggtttgggggagcgggagcccagcgtgggatttgggggtgttGCAGCCCAGTGTGGGTTTTAggagtgtgggagcccagcgtggggtttgggggtgcgggagcccagcgtggggtttggggtgtgggagcccagcgtggggtttgggggtgcgggagcccagcgtggggttttaggggtgtgggagcccagcgtggggtttgggggtgcgggagcccagcgtggggttttggGATgtggagcccagcgtggggtttgggggtgtaggagcccagcgtggggtttaggagtgcgggagcccagcgtggggtttgggggtgcgggagccccATAcgtgggttttggggtgtggaGCCtagcgtggggtttgggggtgcgggagcccagcgtggggtttggggtctggagcccagcgtggggtttgggggtgcgggagccccGTACGGGGTATGGGGGTGcggagcccagcgtggggtttgaGTTGTGGAGCCCAGCGTGGTGTTTGCGAGTGTGGGAGCCCAGTGTCGGGTTTGGGGGTGCTGTAGCTTAGCGTGGGGTTTAggagtgtgggagcccagcaCGGGGTAtggggggtgcgggagcccagcgtggggtttggggtgtggagcccagcgtggggtttgggggtgtgggagcccagcgtgagTTTTCggggtgcaggagcccagcgtggggttttggggtgcaggagcccagcgtgggggTTTAggagtgtgggagcccagcgtgaggtttgggggtgcgggagtCCCGTACGTGGGTTTTTGGGTGTGGAGCCtagcgtggggtttgggggtgcgggagtgcagcgtggggtttggggtgtggagcccagcgtggggtttgggggtgccggagcccagcgtggggtttgggggtgttgCAGCCCAacgtggggtttgggggagcggaagcccagcgtggggtttgggggtgttgCAGCCCAacgtggggtttgggggtgcggtagcccagcgtggggttttggggtgcaggagcccagcgtggggtttaggagtgtgggagcccagcgtggggttttggggtgtgggaGCCCCATACGTGGGTTTTGGGCTATGGAGACCAGCGTGcggtttgggggtgcgggggcCCAGCGTGGgctttgggggggttggggggtgtgggagcccagcgtggggtttggggtgcggtagcccagcgtggggtttaggaGTGTGGGAGCGCAACGTgaggtttgggggtgcgggagtCCCGTACGTGGGTTTTTGGGTgtggagcccagcgtggggtttgggggtgcgggagcccagcgtggggtttaggggtgtgggagcccagcgtggggttttggggtgcaggaccccagcgtggggtttaggagtgtgggagcccagcgtggcGTTTGGGGGAGCGGAAGCCCagtgtggggtttgggggtgttgcagcccagcgtggggtttgggggttcgAGAGCCCAGCGTGagttttggggtgcaggagcccagcgtggggtttaggagtgcgggagcccagcgtggggttttggggtgcaggaccccagcgtggggtttaggaGTGTGGGGAGCCCAGCGTGGCGTTTGGGGGAGCGGAAGCCCagtgtggggtttgggggtgttgcagcccagcgtggggtttgggggttcgAGAGCCCAGCGTGagttttggggtgcaggagcccagcgtggggtttgggggttcgAGAGCCCAGCGTGagttttggggtgcaggagcccagcgtggggtttaggagtgcgggagcccagcgtgggctttgggggtgcaggagcccagcgtggggtttaggagtgtgggagcccagcgtggggtttgggggagcgggagcccagcgtgggatttgggggtgttGCAGCCCAGTGTGGGTTTTAggagtgtgggagcccagcgtggggtttgggggtgcgggagcccagcgtggggtttgggggtgcgggagcccagcgtggggtttggggtgtgggagcccagcgtggggtttgaGTTGTGGAGCCCAGCGTGGTGTTTGCGAGTGTGGGAGCCCAGTGTCGGGTTTGGGGGTGCTGTAGCTTAGCGTGGGGTTTAggagtgtgggagcccagcaCGGGGTatgggggtgcgggagcccagcgtggggtttgggggtgtgggagcccagcgtggggtttgggggtgccggagcccagcgtggggttaaggggtgcgggagcccagcgtggggtttacgggtgcgggagcccagcgtggggtttgggggtgcgggagcccagcgtggggtttgggggtgcgggagcccagcgtggggtttgggttgtggagcccagcgtggggtttgggagTGTGGGAGCCCAGTGTCGGGTTTGGGGGTGCAGGAGCCCAGGGTGGGGTTTGTGGGTGCGGGgtgcccagcgtggggtttgggggtgcgggagccccGTACGGGGTATGGGGGTGCGgcagcccagcgtggggtttggggtgcgggagcccagcgtggggtttgggggtgcgggagcccagcgtggggtttgggggtgcgggagcccagcgtggggtttgggggtttggagCCCAGCGCGGGGTTTGGGAGTGCTGGAGCCCAACATGGGGCTTATGGTTGCGGGAGTgcagcgtggggtttggggtgtggagcccagcgtggggtttgggggtgcggaAGCCCAGCgtttgttttgggggtgctgTAGCTtagcgtggggtttgggggtgtgggagcccagcgtggggtttgggggtgtgggagcccagcgtggggtttgggggtgcgggagcccagcgtggggtttgggggtgtggagcccagcgtggggtttgggggtgcgggagcccagtgtgggatttgggggtgtgGGAGTgcagcgtggggtttggggtaTGGAGACCAGCATGGGctttgggggtgcgggagcccagcaTGGGGTTTAGGATTGCAGGAGCCGagtgtgggttttgggggtgcgggagcccagcgtggggtttgtGGGTGCGgcagcccagcgtggggtttggaGTGTGAAAGCACAtcgtggggtttgggggtgcgggagcccagcgtggggtttgggggtgcgggagcccagcgtggggtttaggagtgcgggagcccagcgtggggtttgggggtgcgggagcccagcgtggggtttggggtgtggAGACCAGCATGGGctttgggggtgcgggagcccagcgtgggatttgggggtgcgggagcccagccGTGGGGTGATGGGTGCCAGCAGCACCGTGCTTGCAACCCACCGGAGAAGCAAAGAGTGCTTGTTCTGGAGATCAAGACATAAAATCAATCGTTGTGTCGTCTCCGCCTGAGGAGGAGAGACAGGCATAGGGCTGCTCAGCCACAGGCCCTGTCCCGGGACAGGCAGCGTAACGGGATCAAGTTGTAGCTGTGCCCTGGCCGGGGCAGACAGCCCTTGAGCATCCCCAGGGAACCACTGGACCTCTTCCCCCAGGAGCTGTGTGCGGTGGCAGGAGGGTCCAGGACCCCGTCCTTGCTTTCGCTTCATTTTATGCAGTGGTGTTGCCAGCAAAGCAGGGAGCGGCCACCAGAACCGGTGTTTGGCCAGGGGTGATGGGATCAGCACGGTGCTCCGCAGCAGTCCGGCTTGCTTGGCCAAATGTCAGGAGGGGAGTGAGCTCtgggagagcaggcagggagcccgGCGAGCGCAGCGGGCTCCACGTCTAACGGAGCCCAACACGCGCTCCTGCTGCCAGGTGCTGCCTGCGCCAGCCAGCACGGACCTTCCGTGCGGAAAGCTTGCAGCAGGGGCTGGGATTTCGCAGAGCCCAGAGCTGGTCCCTGTAGTGCACTGGGGACCTGTCTGCGCTGGGACTTGTGGGGATGGTTGCTCTGCAGTCTCAGCCCGTGCTGCCCCGGACTGCTGTTTTTCATCGCATTCTGTTTCTCGTGCTGGTCTCACAGCGAGCGGCTCTGAgccagcaggaggaaggatgcCCAGCCTATGCCTCACACCTTGGGTTAAAGGGCAGCGATGACAAAAATGCCCAGAATGAGTCCTCCAGCCGAGGAGGCTCACACCTTGTTTCCATcaagcagaggagcaggaggggccTGGTATTTCTGCTgccctcctccacctccttgcTGCAGACCCTCCGCGACACCTTTCTCCCTTGCACACTGCAGGGATCAGGGTGCAGGCTGTGTGTGCATCGGTGCTGCTTGCATGCACACAGGGCCCCGCGCTCTGGCTGAGGGTGGTGGGACGGTCCCTGCTCGCCCCACCCCCACCATGTTCCCTCTGTTATTCCCAAAGTTGAGCCGTATCTCATGCACGGCCCAGAAGGTGCCTGCATCAAGCATTGTGGGAGTATGCCAACAGATGAGAAACATGAGACTTCAAGGTCAAAATGTTCTGCTCAGCCCTTGGCAAGTGCCGTACAGGTGTTGCCAAATGGAAAGCGTCTCTTTTTTACTTGGTCACTCCCTGAGTGTCAGTAGTGCCATCTCCTTTCCACAGTAGTGACATTCTGAAAGTTATGAAAGCGTGAAATGAAATTTGCCTCTTATTGCCCAGGAGGGCCTGGGCTGTGTGGGCGGTACGAAACACCTCCTGCTCACAGCTTTAAAGAaatcaggttttccttttttttgtaggaGTCAGGGTTTCTCAGAGGTGGGAATTTCAGTCAGTAGCAGAAGTAAGACATGCCTTCCTGTCTAAGGGAAACCTAAACCCCATGTCAGCATCCATCCTGTTTTTATCCACTAGCACCAGCTGCTGGGTATtggtagaaacagaaaaaacatcagaaatcTGAGCGCCAGGTTAAAAAAGCAACTGGAAATACAGCAATGGAGCCActgccttcccccagctcctgAAACGGGGCACCTCAGCCCAGGGGCCGCGGAACCCCCAAGCGAGCCGGTCATGTCAGCACCGCTTTGGCAAGGCGTCtgaggcagaaagcagagaggttGAGCTGGgatgcctgaaaaaaacccagccagtGCCAGATGcgtccttcccctcttccctttccttggcCACGCGTGGTGCCGCAGGGGCTTCACTGGAGACCCCCACATGTGCATTGCTCAGGGGACATGGCCACGCCGAGGGGTCTCTCTTGGGATGGGCTGTTTGGGAGCTTTCCCAatccctggggcaggagggcagtTGGCAGCTAGCCGCCGCAGTGCATCCGCCGGGGCTGGGAACGGGAGTCTGCTGGCTCTGCAAAAGCCATTTGCAGCCGCCCTGAGCATTCAGGCGCCCAAGAAacttcctctgctctgctcacaCGGGGAAAGCTCTGCCTGGAGCCTGCTCTGCAGCCCGGGGACACGCTGCCCATGGCATCCCACCAAGGCTGTGCCTCATCCCACTGCCTGGTCGCAGCCTGGTTTGCCCTGCATCCCTGGGGGTATTTGGGAGGGACCCTGAGGGACATCTTACCCACAGCACAGCGGCAGGATTGTAGGTGCAGCACTGCTTCACACTGCCAGGGAGAGGACATGGGACagcccccatccccagggatCACGCTGCCCTCGGTGATGCTGCATGAATCCTCCCCACAGGAGGGTGGCTGCGGGGCAAGACAAACCCTGCAGGTTTAAGGCAGGGCAGAAACCAGACCCAAGTCCTGTATTGCCAaagaaaccttttatttttcacctggTGCCCAGCCTTCATGCTGGGCTGAACTTGCCTGGGAAAGCATGAACCTgcaggcagagagctgctgaaatgcagcacGTCAGCGTGGGCAGAGCCTGGCTGGGGGAAGCACCATCTCCTTGCGGTCTTGGGCCTCCTGGATTTCCCcatttgctgttattttattcGGGTGAAAATGCTGGTGCCAACCCTGCAGGAAACCCCAAATCACTGTGGTtcacccagccagggtcaccTACGCTGTGGTGGAGAGTAGAGGGGAAACCCAAGGGGGGGGACTGTGTTCCCCGCTGCCTTGGTGGGTGCCAAGTGGGTTGTCCCAGGCTCCAACACCCTGTAGtggtggctgtgctgggtgctggcacCATGTCCTGCTCTCTTCCTGGTGGGGAGAGTGCAAGGGAgtcctgggggggggtctggcTGGGGTCAAACACCATCCTGGGGTCACCTACcctggggcacagctgggaTGCAGGGGGTGGCCAGGTCACAGGGATGCTCCTTAGCCCCTGCTTGTCATCGGTGACAAACCCATTTCACCCTCCTGGTCCTGCCATGCCTCATCCCGTGGGatttctcccttctccagccCGGGGTGCAGGAAAGCTTGGCACAGCAGTTGCTGGGACCCGGTGCTCACCGGGTGGCTTTCCAGTCCTCAGTGGGGCTGTCGGCCGCCTCTCGCAGGAGCCACAGGGCATGCAGGGTCTCTTCCCCATTGGTGCCGGTGTAGCACTGGCCCAGGAAGGCAGTCGTCCGGGTTGTGTCCGAGTCTGGAAGAGTCCAAGGTGGCATGAGTTGGGGTGGTGAGGCACGAAGCCACCCCCGGCTGCATCCCTCTGGCATCCCCGCTGCAGGGTGATGGCCCCCTCCTGCCTACCTCGGAGCTGCCAGTGCACGATGAAGGAGAAGGTGGGATGCGGGACCAACCTCGCATCCTGCTGGGACCCCTCCAGTGGTGAAGTGAGGATTTCAGAGTTGCCGGCGGCAGGCCCCGGCAGGTAGGAACCGGAGAATCTGCCGTCCTTGCTGAGGACGGACACGACCATCCGGCAGCCAGTGTCGCTCCGCCACGACCCGGAGAGGAGGCACTGCAAGGCCAGCACTGCGGCTTGGGCTGCCCGGCCAGCCGGGGGGGGGCATCCTGTTCCTGCCCCACCAccctggctctgcccagggATGCCTGCAACACTGGGGGACGCACCATGGACCCTGTGTGAAGCTGGTGCCACCGGCATCGCCGCCTCGGCACGAGCATGGCACTCGTGGCACTGATTGCCTTCAGCCCAACCGCTGCTCTGGGCTGTTTGCTGCTGCCACCCACGGGAGAGCGGGTCTTTCCCCGTGCTAAAGCAGAGGGTGTGTTCTGCATTGCCTGTGTGCTTGGTGGGAAATGGGTTTTCTCTGGGGCATGGCTCTGTTTGCCTGTCTCTGGGCGGATTCCCACAGTGAGGAGCATCCTTGCAGGAGCggtccctccctcccagcctctccacTGCGTAGTGCTGGtcccaccagctccagcagacCGGCCCCAGCTCCGTGCTGAgcactgcagccccagcagcagtcTTTGGGATCTCGTAGGATGCCAGCATGTCCCCGTCACCACCCATCCCCGTACCTTCCTCTCCGCAGAGGTGACGCACGCCGCCAGGACCAGGGCGAGGGCCAGGGCAAAGGCACTGCTCCCCATGGTCGCGGGGCTGCGAAGCATCCAGCACAactccctgccagccctgcaccccGGCCCCCTTTATAGGGCTGTAACTGGAGCCCCGTGGGCACCAGACTGGCAGCTGCAGGGCGGGTGGCCTGGTGGCAGGGTGCCCAGGACAGGACAGGCGAGGCGAGGAGGTCTGCGTGACCTGGGCAGTGCCGGAGGAATGCAGGGATGGGCACGGCTGTGGAGAGAGGCGGGGgtgagggcttttttttaaggccCTTATAGCAACCTGGAAAGCACCAACTACCTTCCTTGGACATCCACCTCCTGTGCACACAGGCTGGAAGTTATTACCTGCTTAAACATTTAATCGCTCCCTGCTTTGCTGGTGCCACTGCCTGACCAGGGTGTCACCCAAGTGGTGCCAGGGCATCCCTGGCAGGGgcaagctgcagcagctgcagcactgcatgGGAGGGAGGGCTCGCAAGTGCCTTCAGCTTTAGCAGCAATAACATTTCCCCAGCATCTCCTGGGTATCAGCTGctaattttgctgcttttgctacAAGAATTAGAGGAAGAAGTAACCATAGAGGGGTATTGGGGTCCAGGTGAGTGTGTTTGCTAAATACACCCAGCATGCTAACCAGCCTTGTATTTCCACCTCTTCTATTTGCTGCTCTTATGGGCTTTGGATGTACAAAACACAGCATGCACTGTCCCTGTGCTCctgagctgcttctctgctcaCTGCAGTGGCAGAAGCAGGCATGGGGCTATGGGCAACTGAAAATTAAGGTggacttcagctgcagaaacacatGCTGTTTCCAGGACAGCAGTGTCTGGGGCACTGgatggcagcagggctgtgctgtgtGTCCTGGGGGTGGAGGACTCCCACCCTGGGGCAGCACCACTCAGTGCCTGCCACAACCCTCGGCATACCCTGggaccctgctgctgctgctgctcggcGCCTCTTCCTCCAGTCTAGATGGTCCCAAAGGCTGGGGTGAGCAGAAGCCACCCTTCTCCTAGAACATCACTCCTCCTTGTCACCTTTTACAGTCCCAAACTCACAGGCTTATCATAGGGACCTGAGAAATGCCGCCCTCGGGGGATCTCTTGCTCTTGCCCTCGATGCCACGCTCCATCCTTTTGCCCTGACACCAGCCCCTACCTTTCTGTGGTGTTTGGCAGGGACAAGCTGCCCTGTTTGAGGTGCCAGGGAGGTGGCAGCCACCACTCCACGTCACGGCAGCACGTACCAGACTCGCTGGTGCTGGGCCAGGCTTGACAGGCTGTAGGGATAGTGTGCTGGCATCCCCGGGGCTGGGTTATATTTGTAATGCTTCTGCAAGAGGCTTTGTCTTCACCCATGGACCTGCCAAAAACTTTGTGTCAAAAGAGCTGACTAGGCTTGGCAGGTGTCCACAGAGGCAGATAGAGTGGCACTGCCgaaatgcagcagcagagaagggtAAAATCCCTGGCTGTAAACCAGGGGGACATGATGGGATGTGATGCGATGGGATGcaatgggatgggatgggatgtAATGGGATGTGATGGAGTGGGAGATTTAACTGTGCACATTTTACTTCAGGTACTGTGCGGATCGTGGGAAGCACTTTACCGACATCTCACATCTACAGATACCATTACCTCCATCACCCAACTCTATGGAGCACCAAGTCCTGGGACTGGAAAGGTGTCTGGTGGGGACGGGTATGAAGGCACTGCAAGGAAGGCAGCTGGATTTGGGATGCTGATGCCACCTCTGCAACCAGCAGGCAGGTGGGGAGTGATGGCAAAGGGTTGAAGGTAGGTTTAGGATGAGATGGGAAATGAGCCCAGGGAGCTGGATGGGGGAAATCAGGGAAGGATCCAGATGTCCCTGCAAAAGGGCAGTGGTGAGCCCTCGTCTCTGCAGGGGTACCCGTGGGAACAGCAGCTGCCTCACATGGGGAGCAAggacagttttttaaaagacagccACAGCTGACatgatttttacattttattttcatgtgagAGGCTAGTTTTTCTTGCCTTGGGGGGGCCAGACTGCAGCTGGAGCATGCCATCATGGGGTGGGTGAAGATGCATCCTCACAGGATGGGGACCAGATTGGCAGGATCTTTCCTTTCGGGGTGCGTTTGCGCGTGAAGACATTTCTGCCCACCCTGTGGGAAGCAGAGAGTTCCTGTGGGATGACCTGCAGACACCACACACTCAGAGCTGCCAGTGCCGGCAGGTGACGGGGCTGTCCCTAAATGCCCCCCAACTTGCCTCAAGCAGCTGCCGGATGCCCCGGGCCAGGGCAAACCCCTTGCCAGAAGGCATTGGCATCCCTGCTGCAAACCCATGCTGGGGGGTTCCCAGGGGTAGTCCCCCCACCCAGGGAGATCCTTGTCCTCAGGGGTCCTGGGGAGGGCCCCTCTGTGGGGCTGCTGCCCCCCACGTCCCCCCACTACCTCGTGGCTTTCCAGTCCTCCTCGAGGGACCCAACGGCTTCACGCAGCAGCCACATGGTGGTCAGCGTCTCCTTTCCACCCGTGTCCACGAAGCACTGCCCGGCGAAGGCGGTGGTGGCATCTGGGGGAAGTGCTCGGTGAGGGGTCGGCGGGGATGGCACCCACGCTCGCTGGCTACTTCCCCCTCCCTGGGGTCCTCCCAGTCACAGCCGCCTTCCCGCTCTGACAGCCATGCGCCCACCCAACCCGTGCCGGGGGGACCTGCCCTTCCTCAGCGGCTCCCTTGGGCAAGGCAGTCTCTGTGGCACAGCATCCCCTGTGACCTAACGGGGTCCAGACCCACCACCGTCATCTTGGGCTGCCCGGCAGGGATGGGTGCAAAGATGCTGGGTGAGGAGGAGCTTCCCCATGCGAGCCCAGCATCACCTGTTAGCCCCATGCCGAGCAGGCACCACTGCCTCCCTCTGCTTAGCTGTACCAAAGCATTACCCAGTAGACTttccagcagaggaaaaatcCTGCTGGCCGCCTCTGCGGTTCCCAGTGCCCCCATGGTGCCATCCCCAGGTGTCCCAGCACTTACTGGAGAACTTGTCCCAGCGCACAGTGAAGGCGAAGGTGGGCCAGCCCCCCTCGCCAGGGTGTTGCTGGGCGCCCTTCAGGGGGGAGACACGGGCACAGACGCCGGCAAGGGTGACCTGTGTGAGGTATTTCCCCTGGAAGTCCCCGTCATCCCTCACTGCCGAAATCTCCATCAGCGAGTCCTGCTCATTCCTCCACAGCCCACTGAGATGGCACTGAAGGGACATGGCCACAGGTCCTCTGTCTCTGAGCATGGTGCAGAGGGGTCACCatccctcccaccaccccacgGCCAGAGCCGCAAGCCCTGCTGTGAGTGCCACTGTGGGGCAGagctctccctgtccccagttTGGGGAAATGCTCCCccaggtgctgctggctgctgagcaGACAGTGCAGCAAGGTGAGCATGTCCCAGCCCGTCAACATGCATGGTATGCCCAAACACAGACCCCATGGGAGGGGATGTCCTGTGCACTGTACCCCTGAGCACAGACCCCCTGGGAGGGGATGCCCCATGCCTGGTGCTCCCAGGCACAGACCCCCTGGGAGGGAATGCCCTGTGCATGGTGCCCCTGTGGGAACAGAGATTTGTGGAGGTGGTACCAGCTGGCTGGGAGTGACCCAGAGATACCCTGCCCATTGCCTGGACTAGGTGCTTGCACAGTTCTCCTGCTTGTCCCAGCCTAAAATGGAATTTAAGATAGAAGGCCTGGCTGCCCGTGCTGCATCCCAGTGCCGTGCCCGCCTTGTCCCCATCATCACCCATCCCCGTACCTTCCTCTCCGCAGGGGTGACACACGATGCCAGGGCCAGGGCAAGGACCAGGGCAAAAGCACTGCTCCTCATGGCCGTGGGGCTGCGAAGTACCCAACAcggctccctgccagccctgcgcCTCAGACCTCTTTATAGGGCTGTAACCAGAGCTCTGTAAGCACCggctggcagctgcagggcaggtgGCCTCATGGCAGGGTGCCAGGGACAGGGGAGGTAAAGGAGGTCTCCGTGACCTGGATAGTGCCGGAGGAATGCGGGGATGAGCACGGCTGTGGAGAGAGAGGTGGGGGTGCAGGGACGGTTTTGTACATCCACTATCCAAGAGGCTCTGCCAGCCCATTCCTTGCCATGTCAGAGTCCTTGGGGTGGGCACAGCCTGGCACTGTCCCACTGCCACCGTCCCAGTGCTGACACCCAAACACGGTGCTGCAGCAAGCACAGCCCAACTAgctcttctctgctgtgctgaaCGGCGGTGTGTCCGTCCGAAGGAGTTCATCCTCACAGCAGTCCCCTACTGCATTACAAGTTCTGATGCTGTTTCTAAGCTGTTTTTTGTCCTGTCTGGGCTGGGCTTTCCCTGGATCTGGGAGCTGTGATGGCCACTGCAGCGAGAACTCTTGGGCACCCTTGAATTAATCCCTCTTGTAAGTGTGTCACGTCCCAGTTTCTCAGGATGATGACACAGATTTGCTGATTCGAGGgcaggattaaggtgaaatgacaccaggcatcctttaactcacagaactcaatttttatttgctcacaacaagaattggcatgctcatCCCCAAAATGGGTAcgctcacaacaaaaattggcatcGTGTCAGTAAACTGcgtaacatgtgctaaccatacatcaccaaacatatactacaggccttgcttattttgGAATCAGGGAATTCAGGGGAATtgtcagggaagacaataaggaaaGTCGTCGTGTTGAatcacgaggttcagagcaagacccccttgctttctagactccttctcagagtggagcccaggggcggctggatccactcctagtcccagacttggtcaacggtttatgtctaaagggatgaggtatAGGGATTACGGAAAAGGAATTTGTTGTGGCTGGTcctggggggaaggagaagccTATCGGTGCCTGGCCGGCAGAGGCGCAGGGgtcccagctgggctgggtgTCCCTTGGCTCACCTGGTGGCTTTCCAGTCACTGAGCAGGGAGGTGACCTTCTCCCGCAGCAACCAGGAGGTCTGCAGGACCTCCtccccactgtccccagcaAAGCACTGGCTCATGAAGACAGCTGTGGAGTCCGGGGGAGCGGTGGCTGTTAGCATCCCAGGAGGACCCCAGCTGCTTTTGGGGCTTCAAGAGCACCAGTGGGTTTAATTCTCATGGAGCCCGGGTGGGTCCCGATGTTTGCAGGGAaatgctctgcagcagaggtgctgccaAAGCAACTCTTGATGCTGCCTAGCCCAAACAGTGTTTCGGGCAGcattctgctgcctgcagacacTGTCCAGAGTGGGAAGAGATCAGGGA
Proteins encoded:
- the LOC115337106 gene encoding avidin-like, translated to MGSSAFALALALVLAACVTSAERKCLLSGSWRSDTGCRMVVSVLSKDGRFSGSYLPGPAAGNSEILTSPLEGSQQDARLVPHPTFSFIVHWQLRDSDTTRTTAFLGQCYTGTNGEETLHALWLLREAADSPTEDWKATRVGTSIFTRIK
- the LOC115337009 gene encoding avidin-like isoform X2 → MSLQCHLSGLWRNEQDSLMEISAVRDDGDFQGKYLTQVTLAGVCARVSPLKGAQQHPGEGGWPTFAFTVRWDKFSNATTAFAGQCFVDTGGKETLTTMWLLREAVGSLEEDWKATRVGRNVFTRKRTPKGKILPIWSPSCEDASSPTP
- the LOC115337009 gene encoding avidin-like isoform X1 — translated: MRSSAFALVLALALASCVTPAERKCHLSGLWRNEQDSLMEISAVRDDGDFQGKYLTQVTLAGVCARVSPLKGAQQHPGEGGWPTFAFTVRWDKFSNATTAFAGQCFVDTGGKETLTTMWLLREAVGSLEEDWKATRVGRNVFTRKRTPKGKILPIWSPSCEDASSPTP